ACCTGCTGATGTGGGCAAGCCACCATATGTCGCTCGTGTTGAAAAGATTGAAGCTGATAGCAGGAACAATGTGAAAGTTAAGGTTAGATGGTATTATAGACCTGAAGAGTCCATGGGAGGAAGAAGACAGTTTCATGGGgctaaagaattgttcttgtcTGACCATCATGATGTACAAAGTGCTCATACAATTGAAGGGAAGTGTACTGTTCATTCATTCAAGAACTACACTAAGCTTGAGAATGTTGGGGCTGATGATTACTTCTGTAGATTTGAGTATAAGGCTGCCACTGGTGCTTTTACTCCTGACCGTGTTGCTGTGTGAGTTTGACTCATCACTTAGCTTATTTTTTGATAGGGAGGAGGATTGGGTTTTGTGTTCTTTGATGTggattttgatttgtttttgTTGGGTGTTTGTCTGTTTTGGttgttttttgtgttttgtAGGTATTGCAAGTGTGAAATGCCGTATAATCCCGATGATCTTATGGTGCAATGTGAGGGCTGTAAGGACTGGTAATCTCCCATCTCttgtttaattgattgttatagttTCAAAGCTCTTTGTTTTTCAGTGTATTAGCTGGTTTTCTAGGGATTGTGTTTGTATTTTCGGGTGTTTTGCTGTTTCCTAGTTAATTGAGCAGATTTTTTTAAAAGTGCTTGGCAATATTTTCTTAGAAGCTTGGCAGTGTTTACTTAC
This Spinacia oleracea cultivar Varoflay chromosome 6, BTI_SOV_V1, whole genome shotgun sequence DNA region includes the following protein-coding sequences:
- the LOC110793611 gene encoding chromatin remodeling protein EBS is translated as MAKTRPGKRDLDSYTIKGTNKVVRVGDCVLMRPADVGKPPYVARVEKIEADSRNNVKVKVRWYYRPEESMGGRRQFHGAKELFLSDHHDVQSAHTIEGKCTVHSFKNYTKLENVGADDYFCRFEYKAATGAFTPDRVAVYCKCEMPYNPDDLMVQCEGCKDWFHPSCMGMTIEEAKKLDHFLCSDCVAEDDPKKGGSTFSTSPLADGKPDNKRRKR